The Rhizoctonia solani chromosome 4, complete sequence genome contains a region encoding:
- a CDS encoding F-box-like domain-containing protein, whose product MVFPDDVFREILSYLWPVDVSRFARTSKRSLRIADMVLYRRNHIASVNHLASFCQALTSRASAAHALNMVSIDIREHTRFPIPAIAAALLASPNLTHLAVSLVPPRDPKYYIDPTPLLYASSPTLRELALTTHVPTAALTEFLISHPNLVSLSLPNQSPESMVELGAECVPRLTSITAPPALVACLVPERPVVHAVISRPVPREFMADVIESLAASKGPLLSLGLETEQVSLGVMQEITVRLRDLRSLWVKGRFMFRYSLTYAGLLLDMAPLLGRSPQLTSVSLIGWPAIRALPKSPQSHLSVSPSTPSASFTPSPSPPPAVDHTILEDELQVTRTFHTCARQLREVVFPSGCRWVAKQDDDEATWEPARECHGARVWWVDRELELELAAAQQEAHRIEQLESMRSSRRRSRPSGRFSKPNSSDDDDEQLDYARIELEDDADAEGDVDELFESEQGGGMFIIS is encoded by the exons ATGGTGTTTCCGGACGATGTCTTTCGCGAGATTCTGTCGTACCTATGGCCGGTCGATGTTAGTCG ATTCGCGAGGACGTCCAAGCGCAGTCTGCGCATTGCAGACATGGTGCTCTATAGACGGAACCATATAGCAAGCGTGAATCATCTGGCGTCGTTTTGCCAG GCACTGACAAGCCGGGCATCGGCGGCACACGCACTGAACATGGTGTCGATCGACATCCGAGAACACACGCGGTTTCCTATACCTGCGATCGCGGCCGCACTCCTTGCTTCTCCGAACCTCACACACCTGGCCGTATCGCTCGTTCCCCCACGCGATCCAAAATACTACATCGATCCCACTCCCTTGCTCTACGCCTCCAGCCCCACCCTGCGTGAACTCGCATTGACGACCCATGTGCCAACCGCTGCCCTCACCGAATTTCTCATCTCCCATCCGAACCTTGTCAGCCTGTCCCTCCCCAACCAGAGCCCGGAATCCATGGTCGAACTCGGTGCGGAGTGTGTACCGCGCTTGACGAGTATCACAGCCCCGCCGGCCCTTGTCGCTTGCCTCGTCCCCGAACGTCCGGTCGTGCATGCAGTCATCTCTCGTCCGGTCCCTCGCGAATTCATGGCCGATGTCATCGAGAGTCTAGCCGCGTCCAAGGGGCCCCTGCTGAGTCTGGGATTAGAGACCGAACAGGTCTCGTTGGGGGTCATGCAAGAGATAACAGTTCGCCTTCGGGATTTAAGGAGTCTTTGGGTCAAGGGACGGTTCATGTTTAGGTATTCATTGACTTATGCA GGCCTATTGCTCGACATGGCTCCCCTTCTTGGACGTAGCCCGCAACTCACATCGGTTTCGTTGATCGGTTGGCCGGCGATCCGTGCCTTGCCAAAAAGTCCGCAGTCACACCTCTCCGTTTCCCCCTCTACTCCATCGGCGAGCTTTACTCCTTCGCCATCGCCACCCCCCGCTGTGGACCATACCATCTTGGAAGACGAGCTCCAGGTGACAAGGACGTTCCATACGTGCGCAAGGCAACTCAGAGAGGTTGTCTTTCCCAGCGGATGCAG GTGGGTCGCGAAACAAGACGATGACGAAGCAACATGGGAACCGGCTCGAGAGTGCCATGGTGCGCGTGTATGGTGGGTCGACCGCGAACTCGAGCTCGAGCTCGCCGCGGCTCAACAGGAAGCCCATCGGATCGAGCAACTTGAAAGTATGCGTTCGTCCAGACGACGCAGTCGTCCGAGCGGCCGATTCTCTAAACCCAATTCGTCGGACGACGATGATGAGCAACTTGATTATGCTCGTATTGAGCTCGAGGATGATGCGGATGCGGAAGGTGATGTGGATGAACTGTTTGAGAGTGAACAGGGTGGCGGGATGTTTATTATTTCATAG
- a CDS encoding aldehyde dehydrogenase family protein, protein MTTKLEYTPLDEINQIHARLHASFRAGKTKSIDARKENIVKFAYMIKDNVEALQNALAVDLGRPKLESSFLEIDPLIKESIEVYKSVEKWAQPDKAPFSLNFAPMKPVVRKEPKGAVLVISPFNYPVWLAFSPVIGAIAAGCTVALKPSELTPATSALLASLVAKYLPSDVVTVVNGAIPETTRLLDLPWGHIMYTGGGNVGRIVATAAAKHLTPVTLELGGKSPVIIDPASDMKVAARRILWGKTINAGQTCVAPDYVLVPREGQDALVRELEVAYKEFYPQGAKSSDSYSRIISAGHWDRLKGMLDGTDGKVVLGGGSDADRDSKFIAPTVVKDVGGDDALMKSEIFGPILPIVPVKDVDAAIEYVNANDHPLALYVFTKNPSFKSKGNGAAVANDLIIHIAVDGLPFGGVGPSGYGAHTSKFTFDTFTHFRSSIDSPGWLDLILGARFPPYTAAKAKKLSGLNPVTLPFPRPGTKAAGPWSKWATIMGVLAILSAAFAKYSKR, encoded by the exons ATGACGACCAAACTCGAGTATACTCCTCTGGATGAGATCAACCAG ATTCATGCGCGTCTCCATGCGAGTTTCCGGGCTGGTAAAACCAAATCTATCGATGCCAGAAAAGAAAACATAGTCAAGTTTGCCTATATGATAAAGGACAACGTCGAAGCCCTGCAGAATGCATTGGCTGT CGACCTGGGACGACCCAAACTTGAATCCTCGTTCCTCGAAATAGACCCACTCATCAAAGAGTCGATTGAGGTTTACAAGTCGGTCGAGAAATGGGCTCAGCCCGACAAGGCTCCGTTTTCGTTGAACTTTGCGCCTATGAAGCCCGTAGTGCGCAAG GAACCAAAAGGCGCAGTTCTCGTCATCTCGCCGTTCAACTACCCCGTTTGGCTGGCTTTCAGTCCAGTT ATCGGGGCCATTGCCGCTGGGTGTACTGTCGCACTCAAACCATCCGAGCTCACGCCCGCGACGTCTGCTCTCCTCGCGTCGTTGGTCGCCAAGTACCTCCCTTCAGATGTCGTCACCGTCGTCAACGGCGCGATTCCAGAGACTACACGGTTGCTTGATTTACCATGGGGCCATATTATGTATACCGGTGGTGGGAACGTCGGGAGAATCGTTGCTACTGCTGCAGCCAAGCACCTGACACCCGTCACACTCGAG TTGGGAGGCAAAAGCCCCGTCATCATCGACCCCGCATCGGACATGAAAGTCGCGGCGCGGAGGATTCTCTGGGGCAAAACGATCAACGCCGGCCAAACGTGCGTCGCACCCGACTACGTCCTCGTCCCGCGCGAAGGCCAGGACGCACTCGTCAGAGAGCTCGAGGTGGCGTACAAGGAGTTTTACCCGCAGGGCGCGAAATCCTCCGACTCGTACTCGCGCATCATCTCCGCTGGCCACTGGGACCGTCTCAAGGGTATGCTGGATGGGACTGACGGCAAGGTCGTATTGGGCGGTGGGTCGGATGCGGATCGGGATAGTAAGTTTATTGCGCCTACTGTGGTCAAGGATGTGGGTGGTGATGATGCGTTGATGAAGAG TGAGATTTTCGGACCGATTTTGCCTATTGTACCCGTCAAG GACGTGGATGCTGCGATCGAGTACGTTAATGCCAA CGACCACCCGCTTGCGCTCTACGTCTTCACCAAGAATCCCTCGTTCAAATCCAAAGGCAA TGGAGCAGCCGTCGCCAATGACTTGATTATCCACATTGCCG TCGACGGCCTTCCTTTCGGCGGGGTTGGTCCTTCCGGAT ACGGAGCACATACTTCAAAGTTCACGTTCGATACCTTTACCCACTTCCGTTCTTCTATCGACTCGCCTGGATGGTTGGACCTGATACTTGGGGCGCGGTTCCCTCCTTACACC GCGGCCAAGGCCAAGAAACTGTCTGGTCTCAATCCTGTTACTCTTCCTTTCCCAAGGCCTGGCACCAAGGCAGCTGGTCCGTGGAGCAAGTGGGCAACTATCATGGGTGTCTTGGCGATTCTGAGTGCTGCGTTTGCCAAGTATAGCAAGAGGTAA
- a CDS encoding mRNA-decapping enzyme subunit 2 — MSSETPHTMFAQSSISTSSDPPLPGLVFGSFSFKDATIDDVWEDLSSRFILNVPDEELETVERICFQVEQAHWFYEDFIRDENPDLPSLPLKKFSQQLFAACPLLRQWSASQEHEQAFQEFMRYKTRVPVCGCIMLNSSLDKCVLVKGWKASSGWGFPKGKINEDEEEHDCAIRETLEETGFDVTSLLDKRIFIKNTLKEQQLTLYIVPDVPEDTVFQTRTRKEISKIEWFKLSDLPTWKKNRPVAANNKFYLISPFVSQLKAFVSERKRQRKAVRKSGRTPAISNQEPASYQPGQTYVDELDTASPFRPNARPHERYDADLRMDSKSGNPWDDVGPQHAKPRALAVHVGHDSESSSQNSSGTNALTSGSSAHASAFEPITPSSDTPYANDVHVRSVETGPSNDSPHLARLLQGLTLSAAVVDPIQQPIMDTKAAMPPQYTDRKKTPPTKSIFDFVSPFDALASPSTKPEPMPTPTPPPQPIAAEARSSNPLANRQPSVLSGPILNSQPRVAPMTPAAFADLGLVPASLTSKSPVSHKRVAATPQPYSVPNGLPPPTATPVPGDPGDHPFDRRRKQLALLESIAGDADRMMTPAPPTPLMSSRTPAAQFLNHYALPGGFQPPPPTDRMQYPMGLVNGGLRPGLPPSPLYSRPMPARMAGPESNVHKGHLLTMFGSTPTPAPMPIPTPTPGPYSQAMYHNNIPQPHLQFGPSFTPAPIPGLSNHGAPNYPMQPQYAPSMNGGFPPGPPGPNNMHHPVPGHPYSTPGLS, encoded by the exons ATGTCTAGCGAAACTCCACATACAATGTTTGCTCAATCCTCAATATCCACGTCATCCGATCCCCCATTACCGGGACTTGTATTTGGATCTTTCTCATTCAAAGATGCTACCATCGACGATGTTTGGGAAGATCTTTCTAG TCGATTCATCCTTAATGTTCCTGATGAGGAGCTTGAGACTGTCGAAAGAATATGTTTTCAGGTAGAACAGGC GCATTGGTTTTATGAGGATTTTATACGAGACGAGAATCCCGATTTACCCTCGCTTCCATTGAAGAAATTCTCCCAGCAACTTTTCGCCGCATGTCCCCTCCTTCGCCAGTGGAGTGCCAGTCAGGAGCATGAACAGGCGTTTCAGGAATTCATGAGATACAAGACACGAGTTCCTGTGTGTGGTTGTATCATGCTGAATTCCTCTCTCGATAAG TGTGTGCTTGTCAAGGGCTGGAAGGCTTCATCTGGATGGGGCTTTCCAAAGGGCAAGATTAACGaggatgaggaggaacaTGACTGCGCTATTCGGGAG ACCCTAGAAGAAACAGGATTTGATGTCACTTCGCTTCTTGACAAGCGGATTTTCATTAAAAACACACTCAAAGAACAGCAGCTTACTTTATACATTGTCCCCGACGTTCCAGAAGACACAGTTTTTCAGACAAGAACCAGGAAAGAGATCAGC AAAATCGAGTGGTTCAAGCTTAGTGATCTTCCGACTTGGAAGAAAAACCGACCAGTTGCCGCAAACAACAAGTTTTATCTTATCTCTCCATTCGTTAG CCAATTGAAAGCATTCGTCAGTGAGAGAAAACGCCAGCGCAAGGCAGTCCGCAAAAGTGGACGTACTCCGGCCATTTCAAACCAGGAACCAGCTTCTTACCAACCAGGACAAACCTACGTAGACGAACTAGATACTGCTTCCCCCTTCCGACCCAATGCTCGCCCTCACGAACGATACGATGCTGATCTGCGGATGGATTCAAAATCGGGAAACCCATGGGACGATGTGGGCCCTCAGCATGCAAAGCCTCGTGCATTGGCTGTCCATGTTGGTCACGATTCTGAATCATCCAGCCAGAATTCGTCCGGTACAAATGCGTTGACAAGCGGCTCAAGTGCTCATGCATCAGCTTTCGAACCTATTACACCCTCCAGCGATACTCCCTATGCAAACGATGTGCATGTTAGGAGCGTGGAAACAGGACCTTCCAATGATTCGCCCCACCTTGCTCGACTTTTGCAGGGACTAACTCTATCCGCGGCAGTTGTTGATCCAATCCAGCAACCTATTATGGACACCAAGGCCGCTATGCCGCCCCAGTACACTGATCGGAAGAAGACACCACCGACGAAAAGCATATTTGACTTTGTTTCGCCATTTGATGCGTTGGCTAGTCCGtctaccaaaccagaacCAATGCCAACGCCCACGCCTCCACCTCAACCCATCGCGGCAGAAGCTAGATCAAGCAACCCCCTTGCTAATCGCCAACCATCGGTCCTATCTGGACCCATCCTAAACTCGCAACCTAGGGTAGCGCCTATGACACCCGCCGCGTTTGCAGATCTGGGCCTTGTTCCGGCTTCTCTGACGTCTAAATCACCTGTCTCACACAAGCGGGTGGCTGCTACACCCCAGCCATATAGTGTTCCCAACGGCTTACCTCCCCCAACTGCGACGCCTGTCCCTGGTGACCCTGGCGACCACCCCTTTGACCGTCGCCGTAAACAACTTGCGTTACTCGAATCGATCGCTGGAGATGCGGATCGTATGATGACTCCGGCCCCGCCGACCCCGCTGATGTCCTCCCGTACCCCTGCTGCTCAGTTCCTCAATCACTATGCTCTCCCAGGCGGATTCCAGCCTCCCCCACCCACTGATAGGATGCAATACCCTATGGGACTGGTAAACGGAGGGCTTCGCCCGGGTCTCCCACCGTCTCCTCTCTATTCTCGCCCCATGCCAGCTCGTATGGCCGGGCCCGAGTCGAATGTTCACAAGGGACATCTTTTGACAATGTTTGGCTCGACCCCTACGCCTGCACCTATGCCTATTCCAACGCCAACCCCTGGTCCATATTCTCAAGCAATGTATCATAACAATATACCCCAGCCTCATCTTCAGTTTGGTCCTAGTTTCACTCCTGCTCCGATCCCAGGGCTGAGTAACCACGGTGCACCCAACTACCCGATGCAGCCGCAGTACGCTCCATCCATGAACGGAGGATTCCCCCCAGGACCTCCGGGGCCTAACAACATGCATCATCCGGTACCTGGGCATCCGTATTCGACTCCTGGCCTATCCTAA
- a CDS encoding vacuolar protein sorting-associated protein, with protein MGGEKVTKGLVELPPPAASRSVNRPHRLRNVAALATACGLFYLGATSWNTYRIGPANLIDPLVGTSNEISHRYKNFGLDPQKAEDIFLSSPSAQSAISVARVWTEKPHLAGTANDYYSSVQQLEAFRKHLGIKSTSKSLPVFDAGSEESRQAILSIAHTTEPTAWIDTYYPLLNYPKERKLEILNEDGTPFWSANVEEAPAEGDPAGQWYDTIGAWHGFSKGGDVQGKLVHVGYGRKQDFDELAAAGYELTGSIALIRYGAVFRGLKVQAAQEAGAVGVLIYSDPRDNGAVTVENGYEYWPNGPALNPDSVQRGSVLFLSTYPGDPGTPGTPAYPNANRTEGTNIPSIPSLPISWANAQVLLKELGRNDSIFSSRKIRLLNRVKNEIKPIWNTMAVIPGHIRNEVVLLGNHRDAWVLGASDPTSGTVSVHEIAKGFGKLLKQGWKPLRTIVFASWDAEEYGLIGSTEWGEDFADWIQEHVVAYLNVDVASAGDRFGLSGSPSLAHILRQAAIDVPHPSDANRTLWDARDDLGPFTGPIEKDAFVVQQETELARNAASGTGVSPLGSGSDYTVFLQRLGIASSDEAFSGTSQSAVYHYHSIWDSQTWMEKYGDPGFLRHVAIAKHLGLVLLRLADSIVLPLNTTHYAYELENYLDHVVELATGLSETPNFTDLRHAITKVKKASKKLDDRKAVAEHRLKRALEKVIHREKQGACSHRKFAGARAWIKKVFGVREEKKSSYPQKWPKGARATPRIGRLPAWVDEQHERTKEHDHEERGQHRNIRKLIRAVKEVQAVNKKLSTFEQGFLSGEGIKDREWYRHLGVAPGKWLGYGATTLPALTEAITIEKNATLVAREAERLTHLLEKLAKSLN; from the exons ATGGGAGGCGAAAAAGTGACTAAAGGCCTCGTCGAACTGCCTCCTCCGGCTGCCTCACGTAGCGTCAACCGCCCTCATAGGCTTAGAAATGTTGCTGCCCTAGCAACTGCCTGTGGTTTATTCTACTTGGGAGCCACATCCTGGAATACCTATCGTATTGGACCGGCTAATCTCATTGACCCTTTGGTGGGAACAAGCAATGAAATTAGTCATAGGTATAAAAACTTTGGACTTGATCCTCAAAAAGCAGAAGATATTTTCTT GTCATCTCCGAGCGCACAAAGCGCCATCTC TGTTGCGAGGGTCTGGACAGAAAAGCCGCATCTTGCTGGCACGGCAAACGACTATTATTCGTCTGTTCAACAGTTGGAGGCCTTTAGGAAGCATCTTGGGATTAAGTCCACGTCAAAATCCCTCCCTGTCTTCGATGCCGGAAGCGAAGAATCTCGCCAAGCCATTTTGTCTATAGCTCATACTACAGAGCCTACTGCATGGATAGACACCTATTACCCCCTGCTCAACTATCCTAAAGAACGTAAATTAGAGATCCTCAACGAGGATGGAACCCCATTTTGGAGTGCGAACGTGGAGGAAGCCCCTGCGGAAGGAGATCCTGCCGGCCAATGGTACGATACGATTGGAGCCTGGCACGGGTTTAGCAAAGGAGGTGATGTCCAG GGAAAACTTGTCCATGTCGGTTACGGCCGCAAACAAGACTTCGACGAACTCGCTGCAGCAG gatatgaacTAACTGGATCCATTGCACTGATAAGATATGGTGCAGTCTTTCGTGGACTCAAA GTTCAAGCAGCTCAAGAAGCTGGTGCCGTTGGCGTCTTGATATATTCTGACCCTCGTGATAATGGGGCCGTTACAGTCGAGAACGGATATGAATA CTGGCCCAATGGTCCAGCACTAAATCCAGACTCGGTACAACGCGGTAGTGTTTTGTTCCTAAGCACATACCCTG GGGACCCCGGAACCCCAGGAACCCCTGCCTACCCCAATGCAAACCGCACCGAGGGAACTAATATCCCCTCCATCCCTTCACTCCCTATATCTTGGGCCAATGCACAGGTTCTCCTAAAAGAATTGGGCAGAAACGATTCTATTTTCAGTAGTCGCAAAATTCGACTGTTGAATCGAGTAAAGAACGAGATCAAACCTATTTGGAACACCATGGCAGTCATCCCAGGTCATATCCGCAACGAAGTAGTTCTTCTTGGAAACCATCGAGACGCATGG GTTCTGGGTGCCAGTGACCCTACCAGTGGCACAGTGTCGGTTCATGAAATTGCCAA GGGGTTTGGAAAATTATTAAAACAAGGATGGAAACCTCTTCGGACAATCGTGTTCGCAAGCTGGGACGCTGAAGAG TATGGCCTAATTGGGAGTACGGAATGGGGCGAAGACTTTGCTG ATTGGATTCAAGAGCATGTGGTTGCGTATCTCAACGTCG ATGTTGCATCAGCTGGCGATAGGTTTGGACTTTCGGGGTCGCCTTCCTTAGCGCATATTCTTCGCCAAGCAGCTATCGATGTCCCTCACCCATCCGACGCAAACCGCACCTTGTGGGATGCAAGGGATGATCTTGGGCCATTCACTGGGCCTATTGAAAAGGACGCCTTTGTAGTTCAACAAGAAACTGAACTTGCGCGTAATGCTGCTTCAGGCACTGGAGTTAGCCCCCTCGGTAGCGGCAGTGACTACACTGTATTTTTGCAGAGGCTAGGT ATTGCAAGTTCAGATGAAGCATTTAGTGGAACTTCTCAAAGTGCTGTCTACCATTACCATTCAATCTGGGACTCACAAACTTGGATGGAGAAATATGGAGATCCTG GCTTTTTAAGACACGTTGCGATTGCTAAGCATTTGGGACTTGTTCTTCTCCGACTCGCGGACTCTATCGTCCTACCGTTGAAC ACGACACACTACGCGTACGAATTAGAGAATTATTTGGATCA TGTTGTCGAACTTGCCACTGGGTTGTCCGAGACACCTAACTTTACGGATCTTCGTCACGCCATCACAAAAGTCAAGAAAGCCAGCAAGAAGCTCGATGATCGTAAAGCGGTCGCGGAGCACCGCCTGAAGAGAGCTTTGGAAAAAGTTATTCACAGAGAGAAACAAGGCGCATGTAGCCACCGTAAATTCGCTGGAGCACGTGCATGGATCAAAAAGGTTTTTGGAGTACGCGAGGAAAAGAAATCCTCCTACCCTCAAAAGTGGCCAAAGGGGGCTCGTGCTACGCCACGTATTGGAAGACTCCCTGCGTGGGTCGATGAGCAACATGAAAGGACCAAGGAGCACGACCATGAGGAGCGTGGCcaacacagaaatattcgaAAGCTTATTCGTGCAGTAAAAGAAGTGCAAGCTGTGAATAAGAAGCTGTCGACATTCGAACAAGGCTTCTTGTCCGGGGAGGGGATCAAAGACCGCGAATG GTACCGCCATCTCGGGGTAGCACCCGGAAAGTGGTTG GGCTATGGTGCGACCACCCTACCTGCGCTTACTGAAGCTATCACAATTGAGAAGAACGCTACTCTTGTGGCGCGCGAGGCAGAAAGACTCACCCATTTGCTAGAGAAGCTGGCGAAAAGCCTGAACTAG
- a CDS encoding Isocitrate/isopropylmalate dehydrogenase, with protein MASISQIRRLATQVPPKVTSLRIGMIPADGIGREVLPAARQALEALGSDIPKPQFVDLDAGFEFFTRHGIALPEETVEALSNDCNAAMFGAVSSPSRKVTGYSSPIVALRKKLDLYANIRPVSSVKGTPGPDVDMVVVRENTECLYVKQEKIEDGLTGKEARATRLITEYASRKIGKMGFEVALARGGRRGKPPTLTVVHKSNVLSVTDGLFRETVRAVPTLPEVAGKYDGVTVNEQLVDSMVYRMFREPQEFDVAVAPNMYGDIISDAAAALVGSLGLVPSVNAGDSFVMGEPVHGSAPDIAGKGIANPIAAIRSAALLLSHLGYHAPAQRINNAVDEVLREGQFITPDLGGKSTTSEVTDAILKKI; from the exons ATGGCTAGTATTTCACAAATCAGACGACTCGCAACCCAGGTCCCACCCAAGGTTACTTCTTTAAGAATTGGGATGATTCCCGCGGATGGTATAGGTCGGGAAGTTCTGCCG GCAGCTCGACAAGCATTAGAAGCGCTAGGATCTGATATTCCTAAGCCTCAATTCGTTGACCTTGATGCTGGTTTTGAGTTTTTCACTAGGCATGGCATTGCGCTCCCAGAAGAGACGGTTGA AGCACTATCTAATGACTGCAATGCAGCCATGTTTGGTGCTGTTAGTTCTCCCTCGAGAAAAGTGACGGGATACTCTTCGCCAATCGTCGCATTGCGGAAGAAACTTGACCTATATGCAAACATCCGCCCAGTATCCTCAGTAAAGGGTACACCTGGCCCAGATGTAGACATGGTAGTCGTACGGGAAAACACTGAATGTCTA TATGTCAAGCAAGAGAAGATCGAGGATGGACTGACTGGCAAAGAGGCTCGTGCAACACGTCTGATCACCGAGTACGCCTCCCGTAAGATAGGAAAGATGGGTTTTGAGGTCGCATTAGCTCGAGGTGGTCGACGGGGCAAG CCTCCGACCTTGACTGTGGTTCACAAATCGAATGTTCTCTCAGTAACAGATGGTCTGTTTCGTGAGACAGTACGTGCAGTACCTACGCTCCCCGAAGTCGCTGGGAAGTACGACGGAGTAACTGTGAACGAGCAATTAGTGGATAGTATGGTTTACAG GATGTTCCGCGAACCACA GGAATTTGATGTCGCAGTTGCGCCCAATATGTATGGCGATATTATCTC CGATGCTGCCGCGGCTCTCGTTGGGTCCCTTGGGCTCGTGCCCTCTGTAAATGCAGGTGACTCGTTTGTGATGGGCGAGCC TGTCCATGGTTCAGCCCCCGATATTGctggaaaggggattgcgAACCCCATTGCGGCAATTAG ATCCGCTGCGTTGCTTCTTTCCCACCTGGGATATCATGCCCCTGCCCAACGTATCAATAATGCAGTGGACGAGGTGCTTCGCGAGGGTCAATTCATCACACCGGATCTGGGAGGAAAGAGCACGACGAGCGAGGTCACAGATGCTATCCTGAAGAAGATCTGA
- a CDS encoding Cell-membrane associated Mucin15 has protein sequence MVRSFAVSAFAVIGLLAAQTHAQTEPIWSNVTCIDQLWANNSMGWSPCLVSAHLSAQCTSDNCSDTRRFQRGECPLLALRALIRRLTELTPTSAVAIPYSGISSQPALCARAAKPAPGKVPHWAYYDFTLSGVFNAVIASQQTGPESSAVASATSTVHPLRESQSSGSNTGAIVGGVVGGIVGIALIAVIAFIVVRKNKQNQNTGTEGQYNQGQYNPQVGHQPSSGAPMMGQYQSVTQHSGMSPIVGSEHKPYDPRANWISNCSHNDVTVGRYPLQLPPSVAIPSWAYLDFTSPGTFQADQARQVATAATATESMSTRIQAPTSTTGTPTPTSAPSGSNSNAGAIAGGVVGGVLGVALLGVLAWFVLRRRKNASADPRPTNESYSGDGYAGQHEQGTGYAVQPYGTGAYTPVPTSQGEEHGTGAVMQEKPYAPTTYKPYDPR, from the exons ATGGTTCGTTCGTTTGCTGTTAGCGCATTCGCCGTGATCGGTCTCCTTGCTGCCCAGACCCATGCTCAGACCGAGCCGATC TGGAGCAACGTAACTTGTATTGACCAACTCTGG GCCAACAACTCGATGGGCTGGTCCCCTTGTTTGGTATCCGCGCACCTTTCCGCTCAATGCACATCCGACAATT GCTCTGATACTCGACGATTCCAGCGTGGGGAGTGCCCGCTATTGGCGCTGAGGGCCCT TATTCGCCGCCTAACGGAACTTACGCCAACCTCTGCCG TTGCAATTCCGTACAGTGGAATCTCCTCTCAGCCTGCTCTATGTGCCAGGGCGGCCAAGCCGGCAC CTGGCAAAG TGCCTCACTGGGCGTATTACGACTTCACACTTAGTGGGGTCTTCAATGCCGTCATTG CCTCTCAACAGACTG GTCCCGAGTCATCTGCCGTGGCATCCGCTACCTCTACAGTGCACCCACTTC GTGAATCACAATCGAGCGGCTCCAACACTGGTGCGATTGTTGGGGGCGTCGTCGGGGGTATAGTTGGCATCGCTTTGATTGCTGTCATCGCGTTCATAGTGGTCCGCAAGAACAAACAAAATCAAAACACGGGAACGGAGGGTCAGTACAACCAGGGACAATATAACCCACAGGTAGGACACCAACCCAGCAGTGGGGCGCCAATGATGGGTCAATATCAATCCGTCACTCAGCATTCCGGAATGTCTCCGATTGTGGGCTCCGAACACAAGCCTTATGATCCAAG GGCGAACTGGATATCTAATTGCTCACACAACGATGTTACGGTCGGCAGATACCCTCTTCAACTTCCTCCCTCTGTGGCTATCCCGAGCTGGGCCTACCTCGATTTCACTTCCCCAGGTACATTCCAAGCTGATCAAGCCCGCCAAGTTGCAACTGCAGCGACAG CGACCGAATCTATGAGCACTCGAATCCAGGCCCCAACTTCTACTACGGGCACGCCTACACCAACGTCGGCTCCTAGCGGCTCCAATAGTAATGCAG GTGCTATTGCGGGTGGTGTTGTAGGTGGTGTGCTCGGCGTCGCGCTTTTGGGTGTACTCGCGTGGTTCGTTCTCCGTCGAAGAAAGAACGCCTCAGCCGACCCCCGACCCACCAACGAAAGTTATTCCGGAGATGGTTACGCTGGGCAGCATGAACAGGGAACTGGATATGCTGTGCAGCCCTACGGCACTGGAGCATACACGCCAGTCCCCACCTCTCAGGGTGAGGAGCACGGAACAGGAGCCGTTATGCAGGAGAAACCTTATGCTCCTACTACTTATAAGCCTTATGATCCCAGGTAG